The Tursiops truncatus isolate mTurTru1 chromosome 6, mTurTru1.mat.Y, whole genome shotgun sequence genome includes a window with the following:
- the LOC101323996 gene encoding stimulated by retinoic acid gene 6 protein-like isoform X2, protein MELFLHYSLIPSLFIILVLSLLQRREHHRQRDDASYLLGNRFRMIIPLDFVGTFRNRWSYGLAFGATANKVMFLFSEGYQPLQVPQWAQAFVLLIGGIEVGLSHFPFFACLSSEFRLVSSILGFSYSLIWFAVTTLHITQCPHGQFVGKYETVVFYWPSLLCLAFLLGRFLYMFVKSLRVHLGWELQTEEKPFLEVHQAEHVKQLLRKCPLQEREKSWFQTRIYEWDPYFQFPSRMIGTTVLAFICLYLFIVIEFCMFVYVRDELDVFEGELESYVASMNRTGTLTPVLLQVKELINVTKGVWVVTILPASLTCVSYLFHILACYRKQMKRLWAGDKHFLPLKFHNPSSSESVVAIARYSGWQIAYILWGYLIIHVMQSLCGLVITYSLVLPVIHNQTLEMLRGLGIGILTISIVLGLMVLQVWIAASFFLQPKMGTADKQKPLALNNRRAFHNFNYFLFFYNVLLGLGACLSRLLISCILGTWLIARIDRTILQSGCERADMGFSAWIGMLYVDHYHTNPVLVSFCHILITGHRERRLQQAIKYWYPNQSAGPRTSVRSRTRWLLLQTLINNPRLVTLRKSRPGHGSRDLPRFC, encoded by the exons ATGGAGCTCTTCCTCCATTACTCCCTCATCCCATCA CTTTTCATCATTTTGGTCTTGTCCCTTCTCCAAAGACGAGAGCACCATAGACAGAGAGATGACGCTTCTTACCTCCTGGGAAACCGCTTCAGAATGATCAT ACCTCTGGACTTCGTGGGCACTTTTCGTAACCGATGGTCCTATGGACTAGCCTTTGGGGCTACAGCCAATAAGGTCATGTTCTTATTCTCAGAAGGCTACCAGCCCCTGCAAGTCCCACAATGGGCCCAAG CCTTTGTGCTTCTGATCGGAGGCATCGAAGTCGGCCTGTCCCACTTCCCCTTCTTTGCTTGCCTCTCGTCGGAGTTCCGGCTGGTCAGCTCCATCCTGGGGTTCAGCTACTCTCTGATCTG GTTTGCTGTCACCACCCTTCACATCACACAGTGTCCCCATGGGCAG TTTGTGGGGAAGTATGAGACTGTTGTGTTCTACTGGCCCTCGCTGCTCTGCCTGGCCTTCCTTCTGGGCCGCTTCCTGTACATGTTTGTCAAGTCTCTGAGGGTCCACCTGGGCTGGGAGCTCCAGACG GAAGAAAAGCCTTTCCTGGAAGTTCACCAGGCAGAGCATGTCAAACAGCTCCTGAGGAAGTGCCCCCTGCA agagagagaaaagtcttGGTTCCAAACCAGGATCTATGAGTGGGACCCTTACTTTCAGTTCCCAAGCAGGATGATTGGAACCACTGTGTTGGCTTTCATCTGCCTGTACCTT TTCATTGTCATTGAGTTCTGCATGTTCGTGTATGTGAGAGATGAGCTGGATGTGTTTGAAGGCGAATTGGAGAGCTACGTCGCCTCCATGAACCGGACGGGTACCCTGACCCCAGTCCTCCTGCAGGTGAAAGAGCTGATTAACGTCACCAAAG GAGTCTGGGTGGTGACCATCTTGCCTGCCTCCCTCACGTGTGTGAGCTACCTGTTTCACATCTTGGCTTGTTACAG GAAGCAAATGAAGAGGTTGTGGGCAGGAGATAAACACTTTCTCCCTTTGAAGTTCCATAATCCTTCCTCGTCAGAGAGTGTG GTGGCCATTGCAAGGTACTCTGGCTGGCAGATAGCTTATATTCTGTGGG GCTACCTCATCATCCACGTGATGCAGAGCCTGTGTGGCCTAGTGATCACGTACAGCCTGGTGCTACCTGTCATCCACAATCAGACCCTGGAGATGCTCCGAGGACTGGGCATCGGGAT CCTCACCATATCCATCGTCCTGGGCCTCATGGTCCTGCAGGTATGGATCGCCGCCAGCTTCTTCCTGCAACCAAAGATGGGAACAGCTGACAAGCAGAAGCCCTTGGCTCTCAATAACAG GAGAGCATTCCACAACTTCAACTACTTTCTGTTCTTCTACAACGTGCTGCTGGGCCTGGGCGCCTGCCTCTCCAGGCTTCTCATCAGCTGCATCCTGGGCACGTGGCTGATAGCCCGCATCGACAGGACCATTCTGCAGAGTGGCTGTGAGAGAGCAGACATGG GGTTCAGTGCGTGGATTGGCATGCTCTATGTGGATCATTATCACACCAACCCTGTGCTCGTCAGCTTTTGTCACATCCTGATCACAGGCCACAGAGAGAGGAGGCTGCAGCAGGCCATCAAATACTGGTACCCAAATCAGTCAGCAG GTCCCCGCACCTCAGTGAGGTCCAGGACAAGGTGGCTCCTGCTGCAGACCCTGATCAACAACCCCAGACTGGTCACGCTCAGAAAATCAAGGCCAGGTCATGGCTCCCGGGACTTACCCAGATTCTGTTGA
- the LOC101323996 gene encoding stimulated by retinoic acid gene 6 protein-like isoform X3, which yields MLSSNARTRQLNGTCASSVDMELFLHYSLIPSLFIILVLSLLQRREHHRQRDDASYLLGNRFRMIIPLDFVGTFRNRWSYGLAFGATANKVMFLFSEGYQPLQVPQWAQAFVLLIGGIEVGLSHFPFFACLSSEFRLVSSILGFSYSLIWFAVTTLHITQCPHGQEEKPFLEVHQAEHVKQLLRKCPLQEREKSWFQTRIYEWDPYFQFPSRMIGTTVLAFICLYLFIVIEFCMFVYVRDELDVFEGELESYVASMNRTGTLTPVLLQVKELINVTKGVWVVTILPASLTCVSYLFHILACYRKQMKRLWAGDKHFLPLKFHNPSSSESVVAIARYSGWQIAYILWGYLIIHVMQSLCGLVITYSLVLPVIHNQTLEMLRGLGIGILTISIVLGLMVLQVWIAASFFLQPKMGTADKQKPLALNNRRAFHNFNYFLFFYNVLLGLGACLSRLLISCILGTWLIARIDRTILQSGCERADMGFSAWIGMLYVDHYHTNPVLVSFCHILITGHRERRLQQAIKYWYPNQSAGPRTSVRSRTRWLLLQTLINNPRLVTLRKSRPGHGSRDLPRFC from the exons GACCAGGCAGCTAAATGGCACTTGTGCCAGCTCGGTGGACATGGAGCTCTTCCTCCATTACTCCCTCATCCCATCA CTTTTCATCATTTTGGTCTTGTCCCTTCTCCAAAGACGAGAGCACCATAGACAGAGAGATGACGCTTCTTACCTCCTGGGAAACCGCTTCAGAATGATCAT ACCTCTGGACTTCGTGGGCACTTTTCGTAACCGATGGTCCTATGGACTAGCCTTTGGGGCTACAGCCAATAAGGTCATGTTCTTATTCTCAGAAGGCTACCAGCCCCTGCAAGTCCCACAATGGGCCCAAG CCTTTGTGCTTCTGATCGGAGGCATCGAAGTCGGCCTGTCCCACTTCCCCTTCTTTGCTTGCCTCTCGTCGGAGTTCCGGCTGGTCAGCTCCATCCTGGGGTTCAGCTACTCTCTGATCTG GTTTGCTGTCACCACCCTTCACATCACACAGTGTCCCCATGGGCAG GAAGAAAAGCCTTTCCTGGAAGTTCACCAGGCAGAGCATGTCAAACAGCTCCTGAGGAAGTGCCCCCTGCA agagagagaaaagtcttGGTTCCAAACCAGGATCTATGAGTGGGACCCTTACTTTCAGTTCCCAAGCAGGATGATTGGAACCACTGTGTTGGCTTTCATCTGCCTGTACCTT TTCATTGTCATTGAGTTCTGCATGTTCGTGTATGTGAGAGATGAGCTGGATGTGTTTGAAGGCGAATTGGAGAGCTACGTCGCCTCCATGAACCGGACGGGTACCCTGACCCCAGTCCTCCTGCAGGTGAAAGAGCTGATTAACGTCACCAAAG GAGTCTGGGTGGTGACCATCTTGCCTGCCTCCCTCACGTGTGTGAGCTACCTGTTTCACATCTTGGCTTGTTACAG GAAGCAAATGAAGAGGTTGTGGGCAGGAGATAAACACTTTCTCCCTTTGAAGTTCCATAATCCTTCCTCGTCAGAGAGTGTG GTGGCCATTGCAAGGTACTCTGGCTGGCAGATAGCTTATATTCTGTGGG GCTACCTCATCATCCACGTGATGCAGAGCCTGTGTGGCCTAGTGATCACGTACAGCCTGGTGCTACCTGTCATCCACAATCAGACCCTGGAGATGCTCCGAGGACTGGGCATCGGGAT CCTCACCATATCCATCGTCCTGGGCCTCATGGTCCTGCAGGTATGGATCGCCGCCAGCTTCTTCCTGCAACCAAAGATGGGAACAGCTGACAAGCAGAAGCCCTTGGCTCTCAATAACAG GAGAGCATTCCACAACTTCAACTACTTTCTGTTCTTCTACAACGTGCTGCTGGGCCTGGGCGCCTGCCTCTCCAGGCTTCTCATCAGCTGCATCCTGGGCACGTGGCTGATAGCCCGCATCGACAGGACCATTCTGCAGAGTGGCTGTGAGAGAGCAGACATGG GGTTCAGTGCGTGGATTGGCATGCTCTATGTGGATCATTATCACACCAACCCTGTGCTCGTCAGCTTTTGTCACATCCTGATCACAGGCCACAGAGAGAGGAGGCTGCAGCAGGCCATCAAATACTGGTACCCAAATCAGTCAGCAG GTCCCCGCACCTCAGTGAGGTCCAGGACAAGGTGGCTCCTGCTGCAGACCCTGATCAACAACCCCAGACTGGTCACGCTCAGAAAATCAAGGCCAGGTCATGGCTCCCGGGACTTACCCAGATTCTGTTGA
- the LOC101323996 gene encoding stimulated by retinoic acid gene 6 protein-like isoform X1, with the protein MLSSNARTRQLNGTCASSVDMELFLHYSLIPSLFIILVLSLLQRREHHRQRDDASYLLGNRFRMIIPLDFVGTFRNRWSYGLAFGATANKVMFLFSEGYQPLQVPQWAQAFVLLIGGIEVGLSHFPFFACLSSEFRLVSSILGFSYSLIWFAVTTLHITQCPHGQFVGKYETVVFYWPSLLCLAFLLGRFLYMFVKSLRVHLGWELQTEEKPFLEVHQAEHVKQLLRKCPLQEREKSWFQTRIYEWDPYFQFPSRMIGTTVLAFICLYLFIVIEFCMFVYVRDELDVFEGELESYVASMNRTGTLTPVLLQVKELINVTKGVWVVTILPASLTCVSYLFHILACYRKQMKRLWAGDKHFLPLKFHNPSSSESVVAIARYSGWQIAYILWGYLIIHVMQSLCGLVITYSLVLPVIHNQTLEMLRGLGIGILTISIVLGLMVLQVWIAASFFLQPKMGTADKQKPLALNNRRAFHNFNYFLFFYNVLLGLGACLSRLLISCILGTWLIARIDRTILQSGCERADMGFSAWIGMLYVDHYHTNPVLVSFCHILITGHRERRLQQAIKYWYPNQSAGPRTSVRSRTRWLLLQTLINNPRLVTLRKSRPGHGSRDLPRFC; encoded by the exons GACCAGGCAGCTAAATGGCACTTGTGCCAGCTCGGTGGACATGGAGCTCTTCCTCCATTACTCCCTCATCCCATCA CTTTTCATCATTTTGGTCTTGTCCCTTCTCCAAAGACGAGAGCACCATAGACAGAGAGATGACGCTTCTTACCTCCTGGGAAACCGCTTCAGAATGATCAT ACCTCTGGACTTCGTGGGCACTTTTCGTAACCGATGGTCCTATGGACTAGCCTTTGGGGCTACAGCCAATAAGGTCATGTTCTTATTCTCAGAAGGCTACCAGCCCCTGCAAGTCCCACAATGGGCCCAAG CCTTTGTGCTTCTGATCGGAGGCATCGAAGTCGGCCTGTCCCACTTCCCCTTCTTTGCTTGCCTCTCGTCGGAGTTCCGGCTGGTCAGCTCCATCCTGGGGTTCAGCTACTCTCTGATCTG GTTTGCTGTCACCACCCTTCACATCACACAGTGTCCCCATGGGCAG TTTGTGGGGAAGTATGAGACTGTTGTGTTCTACTGGCCCTCGCTGCTCTGCCTGGCCTTCCTTCTGGGCCGCTTCCTGTACATGTTTGTCAAGTCTCTGAGGGTCCACCTGGGCTGGGAGCTCCAGACG GAAGAAAAGCCTTTCCTGGAAGTTCACCAGGCAGAGCATGTCAAACAGCTCCTGAGGAAGTGCCCCCTGCA agagagagaaaagtcttGGTTCCAAACCAGGATCTATGAGTGGGACCCTTACTTTCAGTTCCCAAGCAGGATGATTGGAACCACTGTGTTGGCTTTCATCTGCCTGTACCTT TTCATTGTCATTGAGTTCTGCATGTTCGTGTATGTGAGAGATGAGCTGGATGTGTTTGAAGGCGAATTGGAGAGCTACGTCGCCTCCATGAACCGGACGGGTACCCTGACCCCAGTCCTCCTGCAGGTGAAAGAGCTGATTAACGTCACCAAAG GAGTCTGGGTGGTGACCATCTTGCCTGCCTCCCTCACGTGTGTGAGCTACCTGTTTCACATCTTGGCTTGTTACAG GAAGCAAATGAAGAGGTTGTGGGCAGGAGATAAACACTTTCTCCCTTTGAAGTTCCATAATCCTTCCTCGTCAGAGAGTGTG GTGGCCATTGCAAGGTACTCTGGCTGGCAGATAGCTTATATTCTGTGGG GCTACCTCATCATCCACGTGATGCAGAGCCTGTGTGGCCTAGTGATCACGTACAGCCTGGTGCTACCTGTCATCCACAATCAGACCCTGGAGATGCTCCGAGGACTGGGCATCGGGAT CCTCACCATATCCATCGTCCTGGGCCTCATGGTCCTGCAGGTATGGATCGCCGCCAGCTTCTTCCTGCAACCAAAGATGGGAACAGCTGACAAGCAGAAGCCCTTGGCTCTCAATAACAG GAGAGCATTCCACAACTTCAACTACTTTCTGTTCTTCTACAACGTGCTGCTGGGCCTGGGCGCCTGCCTCTCCAGGCTTCTCATCAGCTGCATCCTGGGCACGTGGCTGATAGCCCGCATCGACAGGACCATTCTGCAGAGTGGCTGTGAGAGAGCAGACATGG GGTTCAGTGCGTGGATTGGCATGCTCTATGTGGATCATTATCACACCAACCCTGTGCTCGTCAGCTTTTGTCACATCCTGATCACAGGCCACAGAGAGAGGAGGCTGCAGCAGGCCATCAAATACTGGTACCCAAATCAGTCAGCAG GTCCCCGCACCTCAGTGAGGTCCAGGACAAGGTGGCTCCTGCTGCAGACCCTGATCAACAACCCCAGACTGGTCACGCTCAGAAAATCAAGGCCAGGTCATGGCTCCCGGGACTTACCCAGATTCTGTTGA